Proteins co-encoded in one Medicago truncatula cultivar Jemalong A17 chromosome 8, MtrunA17r5.0-ANR, whole genome shotgun sequence genomic window:
- the LOC112417079 gene encoding uncharacterized protein, with the protein MASNNSFDSDDDDFGTRPPFFDGKKYYIWKHRMQIFVQGTDFDAWKAIEHGPFFPTHIVNGFTKPKSKTEWTDDDKKKVHPDSRAKHLISCALCNDEFSNVMYCETAREMWNTLQNIHEGTGEVKMARIGYLTGEYERFCMKPGENIHDMQMRFYDVVNHLASLGKKIPNEDLVSKVLRCLSKKWRHKVRAITKSIDFPTMLLVSLFRELEEHETELNRLDKNDEMYNSDDSEEVNLVLKDLSKLLKKNKKSFKQGEKEHREKGSSSTRTMF; encoded by the coding sequence ATGGCCTCAAATAACAGTTTTGattctgatgatgatgattttggcaCTCGACCCCCTTTTTTCGACggtaaaaaatattacatttggAAACATAGAATGCAAATATTTGTTCAGGGTACTGATTTTGATGCTTGGAAGGCCATAGAACATGGTCCTTTTTTTCCCACTCATATTGTTAATGGTTTCACCAAACCGAAATCTAAAACCGAATGGACGGATGATGATAAGAAAAAGGTTCACCCTGATTCGAGGGCAAAACACTTGATATCTTGTGCTTTATGTAATGATGAGTTTTCTAATGTCATGTATTGTGAGACTGCCCGAGAAATGTGGAATACTTTGCAAAATATTCATGAGGGAACCGGTGAAGTTAAAATGGCAAGGATCGGATATCTAACCGGTGAATATGAACGGTTTTGTATGAAACCTGGTGAGAACAtacatgatatgcaaatgcggttttatgatgttgttaatcATCTTGCTTCGTTGGGTAAAAAGATTCCTAATGAAGATTTGGTTAGCAAAGTTTTGAGATGTTTGAGTAAGAAATGGCGGCACAAGGTCAGAGCTATAACGAAATCAATAGATTTCCCAACTATGCTCTTAGTTTCATTGTTCAGAGAGCTTGAAGAGCATGAGACTGAGTTAAATAGGTTGGACAAGAATGATGAAATGTATAACAGTGACGACTCTGAAGAGGTGAACTTGGTTTTGAAAGACCTTTCCAAGCTtctaaagaaaaacaagaagtCCTTCAAGCAAGGAGAGAAAGAACACAGGGAGAAAGGATCCTCTTCTACGCGTACAATGTTCTGA
- the LOC11411004 gene encoding GPN-loop GTPase QQT1, which produces MVFGQVVIGPPGSGKTTYCNGMSQFLNLIGRKVAVVNLDPANDSLPYECAINIEDLVKLSDVMIEHSLGPNGGLVYCMDYLEKNIDWLEAKLKPLLKDHYLLFDFPGQVELFFLHSNAKNVIMKLIKKLNLRLTAVHLVDAHLCSDPGKYISALLLTLSTMLHMELPHINVLSKIDLIESYGKLAFNLDFYTDVQDLSYLQHSLDKDPHSAKYRKLTKELCEVVEHYSLVNFTTLDIQDKESVGNLVKLIDKTNGYIFASIDASAVEFSKIAMGAPDWDYYRVAEVQEKYIKDDENIDD; this is translated from the exons atGGTGTTTGGGCAAGTAGTCATTGGTCCTCCTGGCTCTGGCAAAACAACTTACTGCAATGGCATGTCTCAGTTTCTCAATCTTATTGGAAG GAAGGTTGCTGTTGTCAATTTGGATCCTGCTAATGATTCATTACC atatGAATGTGCTATTAACATTGAGGATCTTGTGAAACTTAGCGATGTCATGATAGAACATTCTCTTGGTCCTAATGGGG GTCTTGTATACTGTATGGATTATCTAGAGAAAAATATTGACTGGTTGGAAGCAAAATTGAAACCTCTTCTGAAAG ATCATTATTTACTCTTTGATTTTCCTGGCCAAGTGGaactattttttcttcattcaaatGCCAAGAATGTCATCATGAAACtcataaagaaattaaatttaagg TTAACGGCAGTGCATTTGGTTGATGCTCACCTTTGTAGTGACCCTGGGAAGTACATCAGTGCATTGCTTCTAACCTTATCCACAATGCTACATATGGAACTACCCCACATAAATGTCTtgtcaaaaattgatttaattgaGAGCTACGGAAAGCTAG CCTTCAACCTTGATTTTTATACAGACGTGCAAGACTTGTCATATTTGCAACACAGTCTTGATAAAGATCCTCACTCTGCTAAGTACAG AAAGCTCACAAAGGAATTGTGTGAAGTCGTTGAACACTACAGTCTTGTGAATTTTACAACCTTAGATATTCAG GACAAAGAGAGTGTAGGGAATTTAGTGAAGCTGATAGACAAAACCAATGGATACATATTTGCCAGCATAGATGCAAGTGCTGTTGAGTTTAGCAAGATTGCTATGGGAGCTCCTGATTGGGATTATTatag AGTTGCAGAAGTGCAAGAGAAATACATAAAGGatgatgaaaatattgatgattGA
- the LOC11407441 gene encoding histone acetyltransferase GCN5: MEPQTGPSAFATSSIHKRKHLSEDHSPPFHPSCDSSMHNFTGSVNSLATTSGSVPDFVVKDEAATNIFTENLQIRGGYSAREESLKKEEESGLLKFVCVCNDGVDDHMVSLIALKNIFARQLPNMPKEYIVRLIMDRNHKSIMVIREPNRVVGGVTYRPYANQRFAEIAFCAISDDRQVKGYGTRLMNHLKQYARDVDGLTHFLTYADNNAIGYFIKQGFTKEIHLEKDRWEGYIKDYDGGTLMECKLDPKIPYTDLTTMIRRQRQALFEKIRELSNCHNIVYAGIDFQKRSEDGVIPNRIVDDIPGLKEAKWTPDMYGHSRFRALDGSTDHATNLKHLTEFMRSILKEMHDHPDAWPFKEPVDALSVPGYYEIIKNPMDLKTMSERLESEQYYVTFEMFLADARRMFENARTYNPPKTIYYKCATRLEAHFQSKVTTLLQSGFKIQ; encoded by the coding sequence ATGGAACCGCAGACTGGCCCTTCGGCCTTCGCCACTTCTTCCATCCACAAGCGCAAACACCTGTCCGAGGATCACTCGCCTCCATTCCACCCTTCTTGCGACTCTTCGATGCACAACTTCACCGGTTCTGTCAACAGTTTGGCCACTACTTCCGGTTCTGTCCCCGACTTTGTGGTTAAGGACGAAGCCGCAACAAATATATTCACTGAAAACTTGCAGATAAGAGGTGGTTACAGTGCCAGGGAAGAGAGTCTTAAGAAAGAGGAAGAATCTGGATTACTCAAATTTGTATGCGTGTGCAATGATGGTGTTGATGACCATATGGTTTCGTTGATAGCATTAAAGAATATATTTGCCAGACAACTTCCCAATATGCCAAAGGAGTACATTGTCCGACTTATTATGGATAGGAACCATAAGTCTATAATGGTTATAAGGGAGCCTAATCGCGTTGTTGGAGGCGTTACATATCGTCCATATGCAAATCAGAGGTTCGCTGAGATAGCCTTTTGTGCAATTAGTGATGATCGACAAGTAAAAGGTTATGGTACCAGATTGATGAATCACTTGAAACAGTATGCACGTGATGTAGATGGACTGACACATTTTCTCACGTATGCTGATAATAATGCTATTGGCTATTTCATCAAACAAGGTTTTACAAAAGAGATTCACTTGGAGAAAGATCGATGGGAAGGTTATATAAAGGATTATGATGGGGGAACTCTCATGGAATGTAAGCTTGATCCAAAGATTCCTTATACTGATTTAACAACTATGATCCGTCGGCAAAGACAGGCactatttgaaaagattagAGAACTATCAAACTGTCACAATATTGTTTATGCTGGAATTGATTTTCAGAAGAGATCAGAAGATGGAGTTATTCCTAATAGAATTGTTGATGACATCCCTGGTTTGAAAGAGGCTAAATGGACTCCTGATATGTACGGTCACTCGCGGTTTAGAGCTTTAGATGGTTCTACTGACCATGCTACAAACCTAAAACATTTAACTGAGTTTATGCGGTCAATTCTAAAGGAAATGCATGATCACCCTGATGCTTGGCCATTTAAGGAGCCTGTTGATGCACTGAGTGTTCCTGGTTATTATGAAATCATCAAGAATCCGATGGATCTAAAGACAATGAGTGAGAGGCTGGAGTCAGAACAATATTACGTCACATTTGAGATGTTTCTCGCGGATGCCAGAAGAATGTTTGAGAATGCACGAACCTATAATCCTCCAAAAACCATATATTACAAATGTGCTACAAGACTAGAAGCACACTTTCAAAGCAAAGTGACAACACTCCTACAGTCTGGCTTCAAAATTCAGTAG